The DNA window TGCCAATAACCTTTTCCCCAACACGCAAACAACGAGTCCGGACATAATCATCAGTGCGCCAACAATTTCACTGGTTTCTAAACTTTCGTTCAGCATAATATTGGAGGTCAACATTCCGACCACCGGGATTAATAATGCAAACGGAGTGACTGATGCTGCTGAGTAATTTTTAAGTAATGCTCCCCAAAGTGCGAAAGCAAGTAGAGTCGAAATGTAGCTAACATAGGCTAATGCTCCCCATGTTTTCATAGAAGTCGAAAGTAAAACCTCGACTGGATTGGATGTTTCCATGAACAAAGAGAGCGCCAACAGTGGCAAAGGTGGTATCAAGCTCACCCAAATTATAAAGTGAAACAGATTGACTCCCTGCATTCTTTTCATCATTACATTGGCAATCGCCCAGAAAAAAAGCAGCAGATAAAATCAGCATCAAACCGAGTACGGTAATATTTCCCCCCGCATTAAACATATAAAAACTAAATCCAATCACAGCGATACCAATACCTGCGATTTGTACTTTCGTAATATGTTCTCTAAGAAACAACACACTAAGCACGATGGTGAAAAACACTTGAGCTTGCAAAATGAGTGACGATAGACCCGCAGACGCATCCGATTTCATGGCAATAAACAATAAACCAAACTTGAAGACGCCTAAAAACATACCTACACCAATAACATTCCATTTCGATGTTTTAGGAAACGGTATAAATAACACCGCAGGAAGTGCTACCACCGCAAAACGTAAGGCAGAAAAAAGAATCGGCGGCAGTTCCTGAAGTCCCACTTTGATGAAGGAAAAATTCACGCCCCAGATCAATACCACCAACAATGCTAAAAAAATGTCTTTGGTGTTCATTCGCTTTCCCTATATTTGAGATAGATTTCCTGCCAAACGAAGTACTTAGCCTGTGTCCCTTTGCACGATGGCACTTCGAATCACTTTATACGCCTTTAAGCTCCCGCATGTCTGCGATTATTTCTTCTAGCTTTTTGAATTGTCGACCGTAAACCACATTGAGATCAAAGCGATAAATCGCCTCTGAATAACGAACAACGACAACAAACACCAAGAGTATCACTAACCAAAGGTAATACGGCACATCAAAGAGAACATAGTCCGTTGGAAGTTGGGTCAAACACAGAGCCAACACCTTGTGACCTGCTTGACTCATGATCGCTTGCGTCACCATACCTAAATACAACAAAGGGTATGCAACACGATAATATGCCCCATATGCTGCAATCGAGCTCTTTAGCCAAAGATCAAAATTCTGTAGATAATCCAGACTACTCTGCCCTTTCGATAAATCATACGATTTGCTCAACTCTCGCTTTGCGATATAAATAAGCGGCGAAACTAACAAACAAATGTACCCCCCTAATAACGGCGCACCTATCATCGTCATCACAATGAACATCACACCACAGCCGATGATGATCGCTTTGATATTTAGCGCAAACATCGCTTGAAGCTTATCAACAATATTTTGCGATTTTTGATTGTATAAATCATTTACTTTTGGCACGGAAAGTTCACCTTCATCGACAAACCCTTGTTTCCACATCGCTTCGATTGATTTGCTCATACACTCACCCCATCTGATGAATAATTTTGTTAATACGCTCTTTAATTCGCGAAACTCGAACACCAATGCTATTACTGCTAGCGCCAATTATCTCCGCAATTTCGGCATAGGATTTCTCTTCCAAATAAAGCAGTATCACTGCTCTATCAATTTCGGATAGATGCTTTATCGCGTTGTAAAGTTGATTAATTTCATCTGAGTCAAATGCTTTTACCTCATCGAATTCGAGTTCAGACAAT is part of the Pseudoalteromonas xiamenensis genome and encodes:
- a CDS encoding EamA family transporter, with the translated sequence MMKRMQGVNLFHFIIWVSLIPPLPLLALSLFMETSNPVEVLLSTSMKTWGALAYVSYISTLLAFALWGALLKNYSAASVTPFALLIPVVGMLTSNIMLNESLETSEIVGALMIMSGLVVCVLGKRLLALLVAPSSQKTLG